Sequence from the Miscanthus floridulus cultivar M001 chromosome 16, ASM1932011v1, whole genome shotgun sequence genome:
TGTAAAGgtcatgaagtattaaatatagactaaaaaataactaattgtatattttgcgactaatttgcaagacgaatcttttaaacctaattagtccatgatttgataatgtggtactACAGTAACACgcgtgctaatgacagattaattaggcttaataaattcgtctcgcggattactgacggattctgtaatttattttttcattagtatccgaacacccccaTGAAATACCCCCACGTGACACCCCCGGATGTGTGGACACAACGAGAGAAGAGAAGGATGCAGATGCTTGGTGAAAAGTCGCTTGCTTTTTCAACACAGCGAGAGAAGGGTGTTGTGCTTGCTTGGTGAAAGAGTTGCAATGTACAGTTTAGTACTCTACCTGACAGGTCGTCTCTGTCGGAGCagctcttcctcctcctcatcgtctCTCCTCCAAACCTCTCATCTGGTCAAGCAAGCAGCCAGCCACATAGCAGTCTTGTCATCAGAGCAGGGATGTCAAAGCTTGGAGGGAAAAAGGAAAACTGAAACAAAATCCTAGAGGTGAAAGAAAGAATGAAAGGAGGTGGTAGGCTGGGGCAGCTTACCGATGCAGTCGGAGTGGAAATCTGAGTCCTTGAGGTTGAGCCATTTCTTTACAACCGTCTTGGCCTTTGGCCACGACGATGACTGCACGAAAGATAAGAGAGGGAAGACTGATCTCGGTTACTGCTTAAAAGGCATCCTATTAATTCCTGCTGACTGGCTTTGTTTACATACAAATTAAAAAGAAGAAAATTTTGACAAAAACTAGCTGAAAGTTCGTCCCCCCGATCGACCAACCTTTGACATTGTCGGATTCCTTGTCCTCATGGCTTCCAGCTGAATTGTTCTCTCCTCTTTCTTCTTGTCTGTCAAAAAAGGTCATGTGATCAGATAGACCTGCCGGAACAAGAATATACTAGTATACAACAGCAAAGCAGGCATAAAGCTAGCTACTGAATCTTAAGTAATGTAATGTAGGGTATTGATGATGAGACTGAAGAACGCGAGGAAGCTGCTGCTGGCTAGTACGGCTGCGATGCAGCTGGACGGGGATGGACCTGCCGAACTGGGAGAGTAAACTAGGCGCAGCAGGGGAAGTGGAGAAGAGAGGGGGCAGAAAAAAAAAGAGCAGAGCGAGCGGTGCGGTGCACATGCGCCAACAATCTGTTTGGCAAGAGCATTCAAATCCGCTCgcaattttttttcttctctggaGAATTAATTAACAATCGACAGACAGAGTCGTCATCAGAAATGAAGCATGGATCTGAACATGATCGAAAGAAAACGGGAGGGCGGAACCAACCAAGCCAGTCAAGCAAGGCAGAGGTCGTTAGAGCGAGATTGCAAGTGTTGAGTTGCGGTCCAAATTCAGTTACGTACAAGATAAAGGTCTCGGGGGTGGAGCCCTCCGCGGTACGGATTATCGTCTTGtgggaaatatcaaagacacatattgctctcacaactcatatatggtttttccctgaaaaggttttcatgtgagttatccaagaggcaataccaataatatgtcgtcatattttctcctaatttttccactgagtttttacaggagttttagcgacatatcactttatattgctcctCATATTTTTCCTGAAATGGTTTTTAGGGGAGTAAACTATATGtcgtatctccaatatttttcCCCACTGTggtttttaatgggataccaatgatatagtgatttatttaaatcacactcatatatgctattttctccttattttcctataaggtttaaaggagtttttatagCATATCAATACATACATATTCCTCAGATTTTTCCCACGGGTTTTTTCGAGGAATTCAAACATACAGTTACATTGATCTCAAAGAAGAttcgatcaagggggagtgttacGAAACGGTTCCTGCCAATAGACACCTATTCTACAGATGATCTCATCCGTCAAAGCAAACAATTAGGATTAGAGATTAGATTAACAATTAACTTTCTCGAACAGTCACGTCCGTACATCGTGACCCttcacttgtatatatatctaaGAGATCAATGAAAGCAACAGTTGTTCCAAAATCTTGTTCATTTTTCATTCACTTTCAACATATAGGTCCGTTCAATGCCATTTCTCAACGGCGACAGTGAATGTGAATGTCCCACGCGCGGAGGGAATTCATATAGGTGGGCCAATCCGGCCTTCAGCTCTTCTTCGGCCCTCCTGCCACACGGTGGGCCGTCCGCTTTGCGTTGCATTCGTTTCCGCGGCGTGGACTCTGGGTGGCCCACTTTGCATCAGCCCGTGCCGTTGATGACACGACGACCAGCAGTCATGTCCCGCGGCTGGCATTGATCTCATCTCTCCGCTGCGCGGCCTGCGCCCGGCGCCGGCCAGCGGCAGCCACgacaatgccgccgccgccgtgtgtGCGCTGCTGTTCTGGCCAGCCATCAAAATACTGAAAGAAACGCCGTGTATGTCCGACTCAGCTGGTAATGCAACCTAAACAAACATGCGTTTGTGGACATCCATCCATGTCTGTTTGGTCCATCCGTGACAATTTTCATGGTATTAACAGGATCATCAGGAGATTGATGCCAGAAAATTACCCTCCCCCTCTCCTGTAAAATCAATCTTCAAACAACTTCAAACCATCTGCCCAATGTGTCATCTTCCAGATTCACACTAATCTGCTTCGTATCCCTCTACCAGTATATAATTAATAATTATTTATGCAGAAACTCACCATTTGCTCTCAATTTCCATCTGCTCTATATCAGTCAAACCGCTAACACTATAATTCAAACACTGTTGCTACCCAATACCAATCCATGagtgctaaaaatgatatatgcaTCTACCAGATAACCAGAAGGAAGAGCCAAAAAGTTATTTGTATTTGCATACTACCAGATCACAGTACCTCAGCGGACAAAATTATCATTATAATAGCATATTTGACTTTGTGATACCAGATGGAAAGAATAACATATGACTAAGCTCAAGAGAAATCACCAAACATCTCCAGAACACACAATTTTGATTACCTCCTCTCTCTTCACAATGACCTAGGCAACTATGCAAGAACTACCTCGAGGTTTATTTTACTGATATACAGCACCATCAACAGACATCACTCGCCAGTGAACACACTTCACACATCAACCTCTGCCTAATACGAGAGCCACTATTGTTCATCATCACAACTTTACTCAATACCATGGGTGAAACATATAACACCTCTAACAACGTCAGCAAGATGTCAAACAATCAGATGGTGACTACTAGATGCCATGACATATCAGATCAAAGTGTAAACCGAATGGGTCATTATCCATCCATCATTTGTGTTGTAAAGGTCCATTCATCATTTGTTCTGTCAAAGGTTTATACTGAAAAGGGCTTCCCAGTTCCCACAATGGGAGACAAACTATCAGTACTACTTGTAGCAATAACTTTAAACCCGCTGTAACAAAATCAACTGTTAGAAACAGTGGAGCCATTTGATGATGTAAGCTAAGGTAGTACTGTTATCATGAAAAACAGTGTGAAGACTTGGCCAAACATAAGTGATGGTCCATACCCTTGCCCAATATGCTTAAACCttcatcaaaacaaacactctaaaAATCAACTCATATCAGCAAATCAGTTCATGCCTAATGCAACAAGGAACACCTGAAGCTGTCAGATGCCTGTTAACTCTAACTTTTGCGTTTAAAAATCAACCGACATCATGTTGGAATAACCTCATGATGAATATAACTGGATTGATTTGGATCTCAGAAGTACATTTCCAAATAGACCCTGAATAGAATCCTGCGCACACCAACATCATGTCGAATATAACTACTTGTACAAATCTAGGATAACCTAGGTTCCTTGTCAGGGAATCACTCAAAGCAACATCTTCAAATACATATTCTCCCTAATACCAGCAAGCAAGTTACAAGTCATAGACAACAGCCGAAAACCAAGCTATAATTTCAGAACAAAAGCTTGCTCGAAAAAAACACACTGACAAATTATAGGAGCACAGTATGATGTAGAATTATGGTGGTTGCTAGAGCCAAAACCAAGCTATAATTTCAGAACAAAAGCTTGCTGAAAAGACACTAACAAATTATAGGAACACAGGATGATGTAGAATTATGGTGGTTGCAGGCTAGCAGGTAAGGTGATAGGTGAAGCAAGATTTCTGTGACCAACTTACCAGAACAGGGAGACAAACAATCAAACTCTCTAGTTAGGTAATAATGAAACACTGGTTAGTGCAGAAAGTAATTAATGGAGCAACAGACACCGGAGCACATCTAAGTTAGGAAGATGCACATGTAGCTAGTGATCTCACAAGCAGAATTATAAGAAACTAGGCATAATTATTCCAGTAATAATTCTCATAAGCAGAATTAGAACAAAATAACAGAAAGGGCACCATTAAGTTGACATGTAGGGTTTTCACTCATTCATCTGCAGATCTAGCTGAGATCTAACTCGAGAAAGTAAGGATCAAGCAAAAGCTAGGCAACACAACAAGCTGGGCGTCTCGTCATACATAATTCACCACCCAAAAACCGTCTGATCTGGTACTGTGATCTGATCCGATGTGTGGATCCACAAGAGCGGTGGGACCGGATCGGATCACGCGGAGGCCGCGGCCGTGCGGGAGCGGTAGAGCTTGCCAAAGATGTGGAGCGCTGTGACGAAGCCGATGAAGCAGAGCGACATGACGAGCACCATGGTGGGCGAGAGGCGGAGCCCCGGCGCCTCGTCGGTGTAGAAGCGGAGCATGTTGCTCCCGCCACCCCCCGAGAAGCCGCCTCCCCCTGCGGACGaggtggcgcggcggcggcgcatcCCGGCGGCCGCCGCGGCCGTGCCGCGCGGGCCGACGGTGGCCGGgcgcgcgcccgcgccggcgccggcgccgacggAGGACTGCGACTGCGAGGAGGAGCGGGCCATGGCTAGCTGGCGGCGCAAGTCGGGATCTGTGGCACGAGGCGGAGGATGAGGGGAGGAGGAGAGTCGGAGGCTCGGGAGGGATCTGCGGCGCTTATGCTCCTCCCGCTGCTTCGTCGTCGTCGGAAGGAGTCGCCGAGTTGGGAGGGGATAAGctcgggggtgggggtggggtcgGGGGTAGGCGGTTGTTGCCGTGCCGTGCCACTGCTCTGCTTGTTGGGCCGTATCCAACCTGTACACACGTATCGGCCCACGTACTCGTAATAATTGCTATAAAAATCGCAAAACGCAGCCCGCCAGACCCAGATTGGCTGTCAACAACGTCAACGTGCTGTCCACTAAAAAAAAAGTCAACGTGCTTGCTAGGGTGCGCTCGCTGCAGTTTTTTGCTGTATGTGCGGCTGTGGCTGCGAAAACGCAAATCGATTTCAATTGTACGTACTACTAGCTAATAGCAATGAGCCACACAGCGCTGCAGCAGTGCAGCCAGAAAAATCACCAGCCGATCAAACCTGCAACCACACCGGCATATGTGCATGCATGTCTGCTTTCGTCTGTTTTTTTTTGCCTTTATATGATTGCCACATACGTGAAGTTTCTCATGGAATTCAGGTTCACACAAAATGCGAGCACTAATAAGGTACTCCTCCGTTCCaatataagtcattccaactttatTAAAGTAACTTGAgcttgaccaaaattatagagagaattataaacatttatgacatcaaataggtatactataaaaatataattaatgaagaatctaattaaacatatttgatatcataaatgttattattttgttatatagATCACCACTTTGCCTAAGTCTAAGTCCACCTTGCATCTATTTGAACtataccttgtatactagcaaacaacattagtccaaatggtcatgttgttcatcaaacaccaaaatcaaactTAATGGCCCATATGATTCATTTTCCATAGATCGACGAATACCACAAGTGCTTAAGTgttggcttgctctcttttgctCATTattttgaatctcactcaacccaACAATTGGATCTTTCACTAATCACTTGATCTCACAAAGAGAGGTGTAGGGAGTGTCTCAATGGCCATAGAATGTCTATGGATGCACCATAATCATCAGCCCTCAAAGGTGAGGGCTGAGGGGTATTTATAACCCCACTTTCAAAACTAGCCATTATTAGCCATTGGGGCTCTACAGGTTCATACCAGATCGGTCTGGTATTGCCTAAGAGCCTATGTTAGCACAAAGAACTTCCATACCTCAAAAAATTTGACCACCATCagaaattttgattaaagaaaaTTAGTTTTACCAGAGAGACCTTGGTCAAAATTTCCATCAAAGAATCCTCAGAAATTCCAACCCCAAACAGTTCATACCGAACCGGTTTGGTATGGCTTGCCACAACACACATAATTAGTTTCCTCGGCGCTCTCTCTTAGATCTCACATGGGTTGTTTTGAGCACTATAGACAAATCAACAATCATCATGTTGCATCCCTCTTATAGTACGGCAAGCCTATCAACTCAAGTTCAAAATGAAAAACAAATTCAATCctcttgagcttcacttcttcAACCAATGCCATATCTTGCAATCTTCATCACTAGAGGATGCCACCATGTTCATCTTTACTTTTTATTTGAGCATAGCCTATATCAACCATGTGACTTGATCCAACTCCACTCATATGGATTTACTTCACTTCTTCATGTAATCCAacagtgatttgatcctcctcaCAATATGACTTTCTATAGCTTGATTAGTGACAAGACTCAATGCAAGTGCTTTCTTGTTCACCACGAGCTCGGCCCTTCGACGCCCAAATCGTCGATTGCCCTTCACCCTCACTTGGTCTTTTGAaaccctttccttgctatcttcaccctctCAAGCTATCCCAAGTCACACTATGATTTGAATCAACACTAAGCATATGATTAAATCCATATATAGTGATTACAATCTTCATCATTAATGATTTCCTTGAGCAAGCTCTCTaaatgagaccattccatatgcaaaacCTCATGTCTCGTATAATCTTCACTAATATGCTTGCCTTCATATGATACAAACATATCCCACAGAATATAAGCCATTTTATCAATTccatttacattgttgtcttctgcttgaaccagtattcacttaacaacaatatatcattttggcttttatttAAATTGATTGTGATATCATCTAGTTTGCTTTCTTGATGACGTGGTGCCCGCCAACTGTTTGTTTTTTTCGCATGGTACAATTGATGATGGTGGCATCAATGAAGCGTCCCCCCGTAATGGCCATGCTAGCTTGATGCATGGGTTTGGCCGTCACTTTAAAACTACTCTAATCCTAAGAATATGCACCGCCAGCTAGCTGGCCCATCACACATTATACTGTATGTTGTTGGCTTGGCGGCAGGCAGAGGCACAGTCATTTGCCACCCGAGCCCAGTAGAGCAGAGCAGGCCACCACCAGCCCGCCCCGGCCGCGCCCTCCATGGGTGAGCTCGAGTTCACAGTGGTCGTGTCCTGCTGGCAACAGCCGCTAATGCTTGCAACTGTGGTCGTAGCGGCTGCTGTCGCCGTGTCGCAGATGATGTTGTTGGTAGCAGCGGTGGCGGCAACAATGGGGCTGGGGAATTAATTAAATTCAGATTTACGACAGTGCTTAACTAGGAATAGGAACCTGCTATTTGTTAGCTTGTTATTCGTATCTCTAAACTTGTATTTTTTGGTTTCAGTTGTTTGCCTTGTTTGCTTGTTAGCCGTGAGATGTGAAAATGTATCTGACACTACAGATCCTTCAGACTTTGTCTCTAAGCTTGTTCACGTGTTGCCCTGAAACGAAGTTGTGAGtcgtttctttgattttttctgTTTTAGCTGATAGTCAGTGCCTTTGTCGTAGAAATTGTTAGTTTGCTATTTTTTTACTAGAAATTTGACCACGGATATATTTGAGGACTACAAATGACAGTTAATAAATCTGTCTAACCAATTTCACCTGTCTAGCTAGTTTACTTGCTTTCTATTGCTCGCTGAAATGGTTTTTGTTTAATAAAGGCCTAAGCCCCTccagtttcttcaaaaaaaaaaaaaaaatcatcctgTCTAGCTAGTTTGTAGAGATATGTAtatctactactagtagtagaaaCATATTTGCACACTGAACTTTAGCATTGTTTTTCCACGGCTATGATTAGAACCGGGTAGAgagtatttttttttgttaaataTTCAGTTAAATATTTTTGTTACTATTAGGTGTCTATTTTTTAGATGATGTTTGGTCTAATGTGA
This genomic interval carries:
- the LOC136512849 gene encoding protein transport protein Sec61 subunit beta-like, whose protein sequence is MARSSSQSQSSVGAGAGAGARPATVGPRGTAAAAAGMRRRRATSSAGGGGFSGGGGSNMLRFYTDEAPGLRLSPTMVLVMSLCFIGFVTALHIFGKLYRSRTAAASA